Proteins co-encoded in one Juglans regia cultivar Chandler chromosome 16, Walnut 2.0, whole genome shotgun sequence genomic window:
- the LOC108987105 gene encoding cytochrome P450 705A5-like: MIDVQFCSFIFPVFLIISALVIRSIFNKPSRPTTDIRLPPSPPALPIIGHLHLLTPSLYKCFQILSAQYWPLLYLRFGASRCLLVSSASIAAEIFKAHDLAFASRPLFAFADKLQYGTSGFINAPYGDYWRFMKRLCVKELLGARQLERSRPVRREEIEWLLRRVMEIARDKEAAIDMGAELMRLTNNTTCRMVMSTRCSEQDGEAERVIQLVKESFELAAKMCFGDVLGPLKKLGFWVYGKQAMDVTRRYDEILERVLKEHEDRWKSEEVEREDKDSILLEVCQDEEAEVKITRTHIKAFFLDLFIAGTETSAEAMQWVMAELINHPCVFNKVREEIESVVGKTKLVEELDTANLPYLQAVVKETLGLHPPGPVTLRECRQRCKINGFDIPEKTAMAINLYAIMRDEDSWDDPNEFCPERFLVSFKEKDKDQYQSEETGQTFFNFVPFGAGRRGCPGTTLAFSLMNTAIAALVQCFDWKVGGDGDRVDMQSGPGMSLGMARPLITRPVVHFNPFAATT, encoded by the exons ATGATCGATGTTCAATTCTGCTCATTCATCTTCCCAGTGTTTCTAATCATTTCAGCCCTCGTGATCCGATCCATTTTCAACAAACCCTCGAGGCCAACCACCGATATTCGCTTGCCTCCGAGTCCACCTGCCTTGCCAATCATCGGTCACCTCCACCTTCTAACCCCATCATTGTACAAATGTTTCCAAATCCTCTCTGCCCAATACTGGCCTCTACTTTATCTTCGCTTTGGCGCATCGCGGTGCCTGCTCGTGTCCTCAGCCTCCATAGCTGCTGAAATCTTTAAAGCCCACGACCTCGCCTTTGCTTCTCGGCCTCTATTCGCCTTTGCCGACAAGTTACAGTACGGAACTTCAGGATTCATCAATGCCCCATATGGTGATTACTGGAGGTTCATGAAAAGGCTCTGCGTCAAGGAGCTTCTCGGCGCTCGACAGCTCGAGCGGTCACGGCCAGTTAGACGTGAAGAAATCGAGTGGCTGCTGCggagagtgatggagattgctCGAGATAAAGAGGCTGCAATCGATATGGGTGCTGAGTTGATGAGGCTTACAAACAATACGACATGCAGGATGGTGATGAGCACTAGGTGTTCAGAGCAAGATGGAGAGGCAGAGAGGGTAATACAGCTTGTGAAGGAGTCCTTTGAGTTGGCTGCAAAGATGTGTTTTGGGGATGTGTTGGGCCCTTTGAAGAAATTGGGCTTTTGGGTTTATGGGAAACAGGCTATGGATGTGACCAGGAGGTATGATGAGATCTTGGAGAGGGTTCTTAAGGAGCATGAAGATAGATGGAAGAGTGAAGAAGTTGAGAGAGAAGATAAGGACTCGATACTCCTGGAGGTTTGTCAAGATGAGGAAGCTGAGGTCAAGATCACAAGGACCCATATCAAGGCCTTTTTTCTG GATCTCTTCATTGCTGGCACTGAAACTTCAGCAGAAGCCATGCAATGGGTAATGGCTGAGTTGATTAATCATCCCTGCGTATTCAATAAGGTCAGAGAAGAAATAGAATCTGTCGTTGGAAAAACTAAACTAGTTGAAGAATTAGATACCGCAAATCTCCCTTACTTGCAAGCGGTTGTGAAGGAAACACTAGGACTACACCCACCTGGCCCTGTGACACTACGAGAATGCCGCCAACGCTGCAAAATCAATGGGTTTGATATTCCAGAAAAAACTGCAATGGCTATCAATCTTTATGCCATCATGAGGGATGAAGATTCATGGGATGATCCTAACGAGTTCTGCCCAGAGAGGTTCTTAGTTTCCTTCAAGGAGAAAGATAAAGACCAATATCAAAGCGAAGAAACGGGACAAACATTCTTCAACTTTGTTCCCTTTGGGGCTGGAAGGAGAGGGTGCCCAGGAACAACACTGGCATTCAGCTTGATGAATACTGCGATTGCAGCTTTGGTTCAATGCTTTGACTGGAAGGTTGGTGGCGATGGCGATAGGGTGGATATGCAATCTGGGCCGGGCATGTCATTGGGCATGGCTCGCCCACTTATAACTCGTCCCGTTGTTCACTTTAACCCGTTTGCGGCCACAACATAA
- the LOC108987118 gene encoding nucleobase-ascorbate transporter 6-like, producing MAGGGGPAPPPKQEELQPHPAKDQLPSISYCITSPPPWPEAILLGFQHYLVMLGTTVLIPTSLVPQMGGGNEEKAKMIQTILFVAGLNTLFQSLFGTRLPAVIGASYSYVPTTISIILAGRYSDIVNPQEKFEKIMRGIQGALIVASTLQIVFGFSGLWRNVARFLSPLSAAPLVALSGFGLYEFGFPVLAKCVEIGLPQLIILVIFSQYIPHLMRGERNIFDRFAVIFSVVIVWIYAHLLTVGGAYKNTGPKTQISCRTDRAGIIGAAPWIRVPYPFQWGAPTFDAGEAFAMMAASFVALVESTGAFFAVSRYASATPIPPSILSRGVGWQGVGILLSGIFGTGNGSSVSIENAGLLALTRVGSRRVVQISAGFMIFFSILGKFGAVFASIPAPIIAALYCLFFAYVGSAGLSFLQFCNLNSFKVKFILGFSVFMGLSIPQYFNEYTLVNGYGPVHTGQRWFNDMINVPFSSEPFVAGLLALILDMTLHRKDNQTRKDRGMPWWERFRSFKTDTRSEEFYSLPFNLNKFFPSV from the exons ATGGCAGGAGGTGGAGGACCTGCGCCGCCGCCGAAACAAGAAGAGCTACAGCCACATCCAGCCAAAGATCAGTTACCAAGCATTTCTTACTGCATCACCAGTCCTCCTCCATGGC CCGAGGCTATTTTGCTTGGTTTCCAACATTACTTGGTGATGCTTGGTACAACTGTGTTGATTCCAACATCTCTAGTTCCGCAGATGGGAGGAGGCAAT GAGGAGAAAGCAAAAATGATTCAGACAATATTGTTTGTGGCTGGTTTGAACACATTGTTTCAATCATTGTTTGGGACTCGTCTACCTGCCGTGATCGGAGCTTCTTATAGTTATGTGCCAACAACCATTTCAATCATTTTGGCAGGTCGATACAGTGACATCGTAAATCCTCAGGAG aaatttgaaaagataaTGCGTGGAATCCAGGGTGCTCTTATTGTTGCCTCGACTCTCCAGATTGTATTTGGCTTTAGTGGCCTTTGGCGTAATGTTGCAAG GTTCTTAAGTCCGCTTTCTGCTGCTCCCCTGGTTGCTTTGTCAGGTTTTGGGCTATATGAATTTGGATTTCCAGTG CTTGCAAAATGTGTAGAGATTGGGCTGCCGCAGCTCAtcattttagtaatattttcaCAG TATATACCTCACTTGATGCGTGGAGAGAGGAATATCTTTGATCGATTTGCTGTTATATTCTCGGTGGTGATTGTTTGGATTTATGCTCACCTGCTCACCGTGGGAGGGGCTTACAAGAATACGGGGCCTAAAACTCAAATAAGTTGTAGAACTGACCGTGCTGGAATCATTGGTGCGGCTCCATG GATAAGGGTTCCATATCCTTTTCAATGGGGAGCTCCCACTTTTGATGCAGGAGAAGCTTTTGCAATGATGGCTGCTTCTTTTGTTGCTCTTGTGGAG TCCACAGGCGCGTTCTTTGCCGTGTCAAGGTATGCAAGTGCAACTCCAATCCCACCTTCAATACTTAGCCGCGGTGTTGGTTGGCAG GGAGTAGGCATTCTGCTCTCAGGGATATTTGGAACTGGAAATGGTTCTTCAGTTTCTAT TGAAAATGCAGGTTTGTTAGCGTTGACCCGTGTTGGTAGCCGAAGGGTTGTCCAAATATCAGCTGGATTCATGATCTTCTTTTCAATCCTTG GGAAATTTGGAGCTGTTTTTGCTTCAATTCCAGCACCAATCATTGCAGCATTATATTGCCTGTTCTTTGCTTATGTGG GTTCAGCAGGCCTCAGTTTTCTTCAGTTTTGCAATTTAAACAGCTTTAAAGTAAAGTTCATATTAGGCTTCTCAGTGTTCATGGGATTATCAATACCTCAATACTTCAATGAGTACACTCTTGTTAATGGCTACGGTCCTGTCCATACAGGACAAAGATGG TTCAATGATATGATCAACGTTCCCTTCTCGTCCGAGCCATTTGTTGCCGGCTTATTGGCTCTGATATTGGACATGACACTGCACAGGAAAGACAACCAAACCAGGAAAGATAGAGGTATGCCTTGGTGGGAAAGGTTCAGGTCATTCAAGACAGATACAAGAAGCGAGGAGTTCTATTCTCTGCCCTTTAACCTGAACAAGTTTTTCCCATCTGTTTAA